One window of Treponema denticola genomic DNA carries:
- a CDS encoding ABC transporter ATP-binding protein, whose product MSHSDYVIEMRNIRKEFPGIVANDDISLCVKQGEIHAILGENGAGKSTLMSILFGLYHADRGEIYVKGNKVKINSPNDANDLGIGMVHQHFKLIHNFTVTENIILGKEGGFILNKKEAEKRIKELSDKYGLFIEPDALISNITVGMQQRVEILKMLYRNADILIFDEPTAVLTPQEINELMQIMRNLAAEGKAIILITHKLQEILDAADKCTIIRRGKLIDVVDVASTTKNELASKMVGRPVDFKVPKGPSNPGKPILEIKNLNVLKEKKLPAVRDFSLEVRAGEIVGIAGVDGNGQSELVYALSGLMPVESGSILLDGKDITNFSVRKRAESGLGHVPEDRQKHGLVLQYSIAENMVIKSYYTQNFQKHGFLNKEKIKSFAQKISEAFDVRSGSGIESKAGDLSGGNQQKAILGREITLDPPLLIAVNPTRGLDVGAIESIHKELVKHRDNGRAVLLISFELDEIFNLSDRIAVMHRGSLSGIVRPEETTAEEVGLMMAGMGGKNE is encoded by the coding sequence TTGTCCCATTCTGATTATGTGATTGAAATGAGAAATATCCGCAAGGAATTTCCCGGAATCGTGGCAAACGATGATATAAGCCTGTGCGTTAAACAGGGAGAGATACATGCGATTTTGGGAGAAAACGGAGCGGGGAAATCTACCCTGATGAGTATCCTCTTCGGTCTTTACCATGCCGATAGAGGAGAAATCTATGTAAAGGGAAACAAGGTAAAAATAAACAGCCCCAACGATGCAAATGATCTGGGGATAGGAATGGTGCATCAGCATTTTAAGCTCATCCATAATTTTACCGTAACCGAAAATATTATTTTGGGTAAAGAAGGCGGTTTTATCCTAAACAAAAAAGAAGCCGAAAAAAGGATAAAAGAGTTAAGCGATAAATACGGTCTTTTTATTGAACCTGATGCTCTTATAAGCAATATCACTGTCGGCATGCAGCAAAGGGTTGAAATATTAAAAATGCTTTACAGGAATGCCGACATCCTAATCTTCGATGAACCTACGGCAGTTTTAACTCCTCAAGAAATAAACGAACTTATGCAGATTATGCGGAACCTTGCCGCAGAAGGTAAGGCCATAATTCTTATTACCCATAAATTACAGGAAATTTTGGATGCAGCCGACAAGTGTACGATTATACGGCGTGGAAAACTAATAGATGTTGTCGATGTGGCTTCTACAACCAAAAATGAACTTGCCTCCAAAATGGTAGGCCGTCCCGTAGACTTTAAGGTTCCGAAAGGGCCTTCAAATCCGGGAAAGCCGATTCTTGAAATTAAAAACTTAAACGTATTAAAAGAAAAAAAACTGCCTGCCGTAAGAGATTTTTCTCTTGAGGTTAGGGCAGGAGAAATCGTAGGCATAGCCGGTGTAGACGGAAACGGTCAAAGTGAACTTGTTTATGCCCTTTCAGGGCTCATGCCGGTCGAGTCCGGCAGTATACTTTTAGACGGAAAAGACATTACAAACTTTTCCGTAAGAAAAAGAGCCGAATCGGGCTTAGGCCATGTACCGGAAGACAGACAAAAACACGGCCTTGTATTACAGTATTCTATTGCCGAAAACATGGTCATAAAATCCTATTACACACAAAACTTCCAAAAACACGGCTTTTTAAATAAAGAAAAAATAAAAAGCTTTGCCCAAAAAATCAGCGAAGCCTTCGATGTCCGCTCCGGTTCAGGAATAGAATCCAAGGCAGGGGATTTGAGCGGAGGTAATCAGCAAAAGGCGATTTTGGGCAGGGAAATTACCCTTGATCCGCCTCTTTTAATAGCGGTAAACCCTACGAGAGGACTTGATGTAGGAGCTATAGAATCTATCCACAAGGAACTCGTAAAGCACAGGGATAACGGAAGAGCTGTTCTTTTAATTTCTTTTGAACTTGACGAAATATTTAACCTTTCAGATAGGATAGCAGTCATGCACAGGGGTTCTTTAAGCGGAATTGTACGCCCCGAAGAAACTACTGCCGAAGAAGTAGGGCTTATGATGGCCGGCATGGGAGGAAAAAATGAGTAA